In Deinococcus yavapaiensis KR-236, a genomic segment contains:
- a CDS encoding FAD-binding protein: MARERNWAGNVEYDAARWHAPTTVDEVRQIVRNADRVRSLGTRHTFNDLANTAADLLSTHLLNRVVALDEEARTVTIEGGVRYGELGRFLHARGFALHNLASLPHISVVGACATATHGSGDRAGNLATAVTALELVTASGDVETFSRASHPDVFSGMVVNLGALGVVTKATLRVEAAFDVRQDVFEDLAFEAFEQHLDDVTGAADSVSFFTDWKEPLFHQVWHKRRIGEERFEPTRTWFGARRATSDLHPLRGFPATSCTPQLGVPGPWHERLPHFRLEFTPSVGEELQSEFFVPRRHAPSALRAVRELRAVLADVLLVSELRTVAADDLWLSPCFKEACVGFHFTWRRDEARVRTVLPRLQEALAEFDARPHWGKLFTTAPRRLREVFVKLPDFQRLAETFDPTGKFRNAFVEGVLSAR, encoded by the coding sequence ATGGCAAGAGAACGAAACTGGGCGGGAAACGTCGAGTACGACGCGGCGAGGTGGCACGCGCCGACGACGGTGGACGAGGTGCGACAGATCGTGCGAAACGCCGATCGCGTGCGGTCGCTCGGCACGCGGCACACCTTCAACGACCTCGCGAACACGGCGGCGGACTTGCTGTCGACCCACCTCCTGAACCGCGTGGTGGCGCTCGACGAGGAGGCGCGCACGGTGACGATCGAGGGCGGCGTGCGTTACGGCGAGCTCGGGCGCTTTCTGCACGCGCGGGGCTTCGCGCTGCACAACCTCGCGTCGCTGCCGCACATCTCGGTGGTGGGCGCGTGCGCGACGGCCACGCACGGGTCGGGCGACCGCGCGGGAAACCTCGCGACCGCCGTGACGGCTTTGGAACTCGTGACGGCGAGCGGCGACGTCGAGACCTTCTCTCGGGCCTCGCACCCGGACGTCTTTTCGGGCATGGTCGTGAATCTCGGCGCGCTCGGCGTGGTGACGAAGGCGACCTTGCGAGTCGAGGCCGCGTTCGACGTGCGGCAAGACGTGTTCGAGGATCTCGCGTTCGAGGCGTTCGAGCAGCACCTCGACGACGTGACGGGCGCGGCAGACAGCGTCAGCTTCTTCACGGATTGGAAAGAGCCGCTGTTTCATCAGGTGTGGCACAAGCGGCGAATCGGCGAGGAACGTTTCGAGCCGACGCGAACGTGGTTCGGCGCGCGGCGAGCGACGTCCGACCTGCACCCCTTGCGAGGCTTTCCGGCGACGTCTTGCACGCCGCAACTCGGCGTGCCGGGTCCGTGGCACGAGCGGCTTCCGCACTTCCGCTTGGAGTTCACGCCGAGTGTCGGCGAGGAGTTGCAAAGCGAGTTCTTCGTGCCGAGGCGTCACGCGCCGAGCGCGCTTCGCGCGGTGCGGGAGCTTCGGGCGGTGCTGGCGGACGTCTTGCTCGTGTCGGAGCTTCGCACGGTCGCCGCCGACGACTTGTGGCTCAGCCCGTGCTTCAAGGAGGCGTGCGTCGGCTTCCACTTCACGTGGCGGCGCGACGAGGCGAGGGTACGCACGGTCCTGCCGCGCTTGCAGGAGGCGCTCGCCGAGTTCGACGCGCGGCCGCACTGGGGCAAGCTCTTCACGACGGCGCCTCGACGTCTGCGCGAAGTCTTCGTCAAGCTCCCCGACTTTCAACGCCTCGCCGAGACGTTCGACCCGACCGGAAAGTTCCGCAACGCGTTCGTCGAGGGCGTGCTGTCAGCGCGTTGA
- a CDS encoding MFS transporter → MSGDLIRNASLRRFLPSLDGLPRNARGAIVTEPLWAVFGTVVLYYAPLYMREVGLTSPQIGIVGSITLAFSFVFQILAAPITNRMGRKRTTLFWDLVSWSVPMALWALAGNFDAFVIAGVLNATNRIVTVSWSLLVVEDVPQTQRARVLGILNLIVALCGLLTPLVGLVMTSIGAEATLRAYYALGAVGMTVMFFWRNALTDETRVGQAAMLEHRDLDPLQSLRETGRHLATLRAHSGLPLVTAFYVLSVFIEQMSLFQILYYREVLGASVAALSFVPVASAAVTILMYAFVLRRIAHVLPERTLLFTRAVGAIGALLLLIVPPGQLASLLLVVMIVSAATFLTQTYRDTVLFARLPERGSADLYSGVQLTALLLSTPAAGLAGWIYHDRPRALFLVIAVLNVALLLLAARLAARSTR, encoded by the coding sequence TTGTCTGGAGACCTCATCCGAAACGCTTCCCTTCGCCGCTTCCTGCCTTCCCTCGACGGTCTGCCGCGCAACGCGCGCGGCGCCATCGTCACCGAACCCCTTTGGGCCGTCTTCGGGACGGTCGTGCTGTACTACGCGCCGCTGTACATGCGCGAAGTCGGTCTCACGAGCCCGCAAATCGGCATCGTCGGCTCGATCACCCTCGCGTTCTCGTTCGTGTTCCAGATTCTGGCGGCGCCCATCACGAACCGCATGGGTCGCAAGCGCACGACGCTCTTTTGGGACCTCGTGTCGTGGTCCGTTCCCATGGCGCTGTGGGCACTCGCCGGTAATTTCGATGCGTTCGTGATCGCGGGCGTGCTGAACGCGACGAACCGCATCGTGACCGTCTCGTGGAGTCTGCTCGTCGTCGAGGACGTGCCGCAGACGCAGCGGGCGCGCGTGCTGGGCATCTTGAACCTCATCGTGGCGTTGTGCGGTCTGCTCACCCCCCTCGTCGGGCTCGTCATGACGTCCATCGGCGCGGAGGCGACGCTGCGCGCGTACTACGCCTTGGGCGCGGTCGGCATGACGGTGATGTTCTTCTGGCGCAACGCCCTCACCGACGAAACGCGCGTGGGGCAAGCGGCGATGCTGGAGCACCGCGACCTCGACCCGCTGCAAAGCCTGCGCGAAACGGGACGGCACCTGGCGACGTTGCGCGCCCACTCGGGGTTGCCGCTCGTGACGGCCTTCTACGTCCTGAGCGTGTTCATCGAGCAGATGAGCCTCTTTCAGATCCTGTATTACCGCGAAGTGCTCGGCGCGAGCGTCGCCGCCTTGTCCTTCGTCCCCGTCGCTTCGGCCGCCGTGACGATCCTGATGTACGCCTTCGTGCTGCGGCGCATCGCGCACGTGCTTCCCGAGCGCACGCTGCTGTTCACGCGCGCCGTCGGCGCGATCGGCGCGCTCTTGCTGCTGATCGTGCCGCCCGGGCAACTTGCCTCGCTGTTACTCGTGGTGATGATCGTGTCCGCCGCGACCTTCCTGACGCAGACGTACCGTGACACCGTGCTGTTCGCCCGCCTTCCCGAGCGGGGCAGCGCGGATCTCTACTCGGGCGTGCAGCTCACGGCGCTGCTGCTGTCCACTCCGGCCGCCGGACTCGCGGGCTGGATCTACCACGATCGCCCGCGCGCCCTGTTTCTCGTCATCGCCGTGTTGAACGTCGCGTTGCTGCTGCTCGCCGCGCGCCTCGCCGCGCGTTCAACGCGCTGA
- the solA gene encoding N-methyl-L-tryptophan oxidase codes for MLYDVLVIGLGAVGSAALSSAARRGARCVGLDRFDPPHVLGSSHGETRITREATAEGPAYVPLVRRSNALWRDLEAWSGETLLLRTGALIVGDERADDLDFAARTIRVAQQFDVRHEQLSARDVARRFPAFTLSEHEHAYFEPHAGALLPERCIAAHLRRARADGAEIRANTPALTLEAAGDRVRVRTAGETLEAASVVLSAGAWTSDLLGEAFAERARVYRQVLCWFEPSRPDVFDAAHAPVFIWQHGEGDAHFYGFPEVTRGGGVKVATEQLSVTSTPDTVRRDVRPDEATDLFERHLAGRVNALSPRLLRAETCLYTATPDGGFLVDAAPFSPRVTVVSACSGHGFKHSPAVGEAAALRALGEPPAVNLAAFEWSARPSYAP; via the coding sequence ATGCTGTACGACGTTCTCGTGATCGGCCTCGGCGCGGTGGGAAGCGCGGCCTTGTCGAGCGCCGCGCGCCGTGGCGCTCGCTGCGTCGGCCTCGACCGCTTCGATCCGCCGCACGTCTTGGGCTCCAGCCACGGCGAAACGCGCATCACACGCGAAGCGACCGCCGAGGGACCCGCGTACGTGCCGCTCGTGCGCCGCTCGAACGCCTTGTGGCGCGACTTGGAAGCTTGGAGCGGCGAGACGTTGCTTCTTCGCACGGGCGCCCTCATCGTGGGCGACGAGCGGGCGGACGACCTCGACTTCGCCGCCCGCACGATTCGAGTCGCGCAGCAATTCGACGTACGGCACGAACAATTGTCTGCCCGGGACGTCGCGCGTCGCTTCCCGGCTTTCACGCTGAGCGAGCACGAGCACGCGTACTTCGAGCCGCACGCGGGCGCCTTGCTGCCCGAACGCTGCATCGCCGCGCACCTTCGGCGCGCCCGAGCGGACGGCGCCGAGATTCGCGCGAACACGCCCGCGCTCACCCTGGAGGCCGCCGGGGACCGCGTGCGCGTCCGAACGGCAGGGGAGACTTTGGAGGCCGCCTCGGTCGTGCTGAGCGCGGGAGCGTGGACGAGCGATCTGCTCGGCGAGGCGTTCGCAGAGCGCGCCCGCGTGTACCGCCAGGTGCTGTGTTGGTTCGAACCGAGCCGTCCCGACGTCTTCGACGCCGCCCACGCTCCCGTGTTCATCTGGCAGCACGGCGAGGGTGACGCGCACTTCTACGGCTTTCCCGAGGTGACGCGCGGCGGGGGCGTGAAGGTCGCCACCGAGCAACTGAGCGTGACGTCCACGCCCGACACGGTACGCCGAGACGTTCGCCCCGACGAAGCGACCGACCTCTTCGAGCGTCACCTCGCGGGCCGCGTGAACGCGTTGTCTCCACGTCTGCTGCGCGCCGAGACGTGCCTGTATACCGCCACGCCCGACGGAGGCTTTCTCGTGGACGCCGCGCCGTTCTCGCCGCGCGTCACGGTCGTCTCCGCCTGCTCCGGGCACGGCTTCAAGCACTCGCCTGCCGTCGGCGAGGCCGCCGCCCTGCGCGCCCTCGGCGAACCGCCCGCCGTGAACCTCGCGGCCTTCGAGTGGTCCGCGCGTCCGTCGTACGCACCGTGA